In one Oreochromis aureus strain Israel breed Guangdong linkage group 2, ZZ_aureus, whole genome shotgun sequence genomic region, the following are encoded:
- the LOC120443523 gene encoding protocadherin alpha-8-like: MEAGGQRRGTQCWWVAISFSLMLSCVERASAQIKYSIPEEVKVGSVVGNVAKDLGLDISSLEERRFRIVSGAEDAQFEVNSNNGVLYVQGNIDREELCERIHPCIKNIKLVAENPMEIHYVGVEIVDVNDNSPSFTDEEKIVEIPESTLQGKRFQLPAARDPDVVTNTVRMYKLNHNDHFSLQIREMGEDKVPFLVLQKSLDREKENAHKLILTAIDGGNPPRTGTLNVTVIVLDSNDNHPTFNQELYSVTIPENVDRDTSVTTVKATDLDEGVNGKIEYFFGGELNTKLYDTFSLDKDTGEIRVKGGIDFENMEVYKLDVHATDKGQPPMSTNCRVIIKVLDVNDNKPEIEVTSLSKVVSEDSKPGTVVALISITDQDAGLNGKVICSLSDNVPFDLKPSFQENMYSLVIKHKLDRESVSHYDVTITATDCGVPPLSTFRTLSIDVSDVNDNAPQFAQNPVELYLVENNEPGKPIFSVSASDKDLNENAALTYRIIRDESSQQKNAVFLNINSDNGQIIALNSFDFETLKTFQFQVAASDSGIPSLSNNVTVNVFILDQNDNAPVILYPLNSNGSAQGVEEIPRNVNAGHLVTKVRAYDADIGYNGWLLFSLQEVTDHSLFALDRYTGQIRTLRSFTETDEAEHKLLILVKDNGNVSLSATATVIVKLVEPKEAFAASDVKSAAKDDEDSNVIFYLMITLGAVSVLFLVSIIVLIAMQCSKSTDYTSKYLPETNYDGTLCHSIQYRSGEKRYMLVGPRMSIGSTIVPGSHANTLVLPDRRRPSEEVRA, from the coding sequence ATGGAGGCAGGAGGACAAAGACGAGGAACGCAGTGCTGGTGGGTTGCTATCAGCTTTTCTCTGATGCTCAGCTGTGTGGAGCGGGcatcagctcagataaaatattcGATTCCAGAGGAAGTAAAGGTAGGAAGTGTTGTTGGGAATGTGGCAAAGGATCTGGGACTGGACATCAGTTCATTAGAGGAACGACGGTTTCGTATTGTTTCTGGAGCTGAAGATGCTCAATTTGAAGTAAATTCGAACAATGGCGTTCTGTATGTTCAAGGAAATATCGACCGAGAGGAGCTGTGCGAAAGAATACATCCATgtatcaaaaatataaaattggTAGCTGAGAACCCCATGGAAATACATTATGTAGGAGTGGAAATCGTGGATGTAAATGATAATTCACCCAGCTTTACTGATGAAGAAAAAATAGTAGAAATTCCTGAATCCACTCTTCAAGGAAAACGTTTCCAGTTGCCAGCTGCACGGGACCCAGATGTTGTTACTAATACTGTACGCATGTACAAATTAAACCATAACGATCATTTCAGTTTACAAATAAGAGAGATGGGAGAGGACAAGGTACCATTTTTAGTTTTACAAAAGTCTCTGGATCGGGAAAAGGAGAATGCACACAAACTGATACTGACAGCAATTGATGGCGGAAATCCACCGAGAACGGGGACTCTTAATGTCACAGTCATAGTCCTCGATTCAAATGATAACCATCCTACATTTAACCAAGAATTATATTCAGTTACAATACCTGAAAATGTTGATAGGGATACTAGTGTAACTACGGTAAAGGCAACCGATCTGGATGAGGGTGTAAACGGAAAGATTGAATATTTTTTTGGTGGCGAACTTAACACTAAATTGTATGATACATTTAGCCTAGATAAGGACACTGGTGAAATTCGAGTGAAAGGCGGAATTGACTTTGAGAATATGGAGGTATACAAGTTGGACGTCCACGCCACTGACAAAGGACAACCTCCGATGAGCACTAACTGCAGGGTGATCATCAAGGTGCTGGACGTAAATGATAATAAACCTGAGATAGAGGTGACATCTTTGTCAAAGGTGGTAtcagaagactccaaacctggGACTGTGGTGGCTTTGATCAGTATTACAGACCAAGACGCGGGTTTAAACGGTAAAGTAATATGTAGTCTTTCAGACAATGTCCCATTTGATTTAAAACCGTCATTTCAAGAGAACATGTACTCTTTAGTTATTAAACATAAATTAGACCGAGAATCAGTTTCCCATTACGACGTCACAATAACAGCTACAGACTGTGGCGtgcctcctctgtccacattcagaaCTTTGAGTATTGATGTGTCAGACGTGAATGATAATGCGCCACAATTTGCACAGAATCCAGTTGAACTTTACCTGGTAGAAAATAACGAGCCTGGAAAGCCGATTTTTTCAGTTTCTGCCTCAGATAAAGATTTGAATGAAAACGCGGCTTTAACTTATCGTATAATCAGAGATGAAAGCAGTCAACAGAAAAACGcagtatttttaaatattaattcagATAATGGGCAAATCATCGCGCTGAACAGTTTTGActttgaaacactgaaaactttCCAGTTCCAAGTTGCTGCCTCAGATTCGGGAATTCCGTCACTAAGCAACAACGTCACAGTCAACGTCTTCATCCTGGATCAGAACGACAACGCTCCAGTCATCCTGTATCCACTCAACTCCAACGGTTCTGCTCAAGGTGTGGAGGAGATTCCCCGAAACGTCAACGCAGGACACTTGGTGACTAAAGTCAGAGCCTATGACGCTGATATAGGATATAACGGCTGGTTGCTCTTTTCACTGCAGGAAGTGACTGACCACAGTCTCTTTGCTTTGGACCGCTATACAGGACAGATCAGAACACTTCGCTCATTCACAGAGACAGACGAGGCTGAGCATAAACTGCTCATACTAGTCAAAGACAACGGCAACGTTTCTCTCTCAGCAACAGCTACTGTGATTGTCAAACTTGTGGAGCCCAAAGAGGCTTTTGCAGCTTCTGATGTTAAAAGTGCAGCAAAAGATGATGAGGACAGTAATGTCATATTTTACCTCATGATAACTTTGGGCGCAGTTTCTGTACTTTTTCTCGTCAGCATCATCGTGCTGATTGCAATGCAGTGCTCCAAATCCACAGACTATACTTCTAAATATCTGCCAGAGACTAATTATGATGGGACACTGTGTCACAGCATCCAGTACAGATCAGGAGAGAAGCGGTACATGCTAGTTGGACCCAGAATGAGTATAGGATCTACTATAGTACCTGGAAGTCACGCAAATACTCTCGTGCTTCCTGATAGGAGACGTCCTTCTGAAGAGGTAAGAGCTTAA
- the LOC116336041 gene encoding protocadherin alpha-2-like: MENEKRSRGRNGVWFILHVALLLFVGKGASVEIRYSVAEEVKDGTVVGSVAKDLGLDISSLTSRRFRVVSESKDAFFDVNQDNGDLYLLKKIDREELCLGSGACLMELKIIAENPLEIHYVVVEIIDINDHSPVFPEKEQRFEIFEQTMAGRRFQLHSARDPDSGINAIRTYTLTSNEHFEVAIRQSDEDIIPFLVLKKSLDREKINKYTLTVTAVDGGKPPRSGTINVTIIVLDTNDNRPTFSQESYQIEIDENVQVGTSIFRMNATDPDEGSSSEIVYSLGKTLKKKVYDIFELDKISGEIRIKGIVDYEENDVYKLDIEVSDKGTPPLTGECRLIIKIKDINDNPPEIEITSLSNTVSEDSKPGTMISLISVRDKDSGVNGKIILSITSDLPFELKPSYKENVYSVVTKDLLDRENVSQYELTIKATDCGEPPLSTFKTLNIQVADVNDNRPHFPINPLHFYLSENNVAGKSIFSVSAVDNDLSDNAAISYRIVKEGSQNDIMSLLSINSDNGHISTLKSFDFETLKTFQFQVVASDSGTPSLSNNVTVNVFILDQNDNAPVILYPLSSNGSAQGVEEIPRNINAGHLVTKVRAYDADIGYNGWLLFSLQEVTDHSLFALDRYTGQIRTLRSFTETDEAEHKLAILVKDNGNVSLSATATVIVKLVEPKEAFAASDVKSAAKDDEDSNVIFYLMITLGAVSVLFLVSIIVLIAMQCSKSTDYTSKYLQEANYDGTLCHSIQYRSGDRKYMLVGPRMSIGSTIVPGSHKNTLVMPDRRRPSEEIMEVLARGIGEAS, translated from the exons ATGGAGAACGAAAAACGAAGTCGTGGAAGGAATGGGGTCTGGTTTATTCTCCATGTAGCTTTGCTGCTGTTTGTCGGGAAAGGGGCTTCGGTAGAAATAAGATACTCtgttgcagaagaggtgaaagATGGAACTGTTGTCGGAAGTGTTGCAAAGGATCTTGGTCTTGATATCAGCTCTTTGACCAGCCGGCGGTTCCGTGTTGTGTCTGAATCTAAGGATGCGTTTTTTGATGTAAACCAGGACAATGGGGATCTCTATTTGCTTAAGAAAATCGACAGAGAGGAGCTTTGTCTGGGCAGTGGGGCATGCCTAATGGAGCTAAAAATTATAGCAGAAAACCCTTTGGAAATACACTACGTGGTTGTAGAAATTATTGATATTAACGATCACTCCCCTGTTTTCCCCGAAAAAGAACAGAGGTTTGAAATTTTTGAACAAACCATGGCAGGAAGACGATTTCAGCTGCACAGTGCTCGGGACCCCGATTCTGGAATTAACGCAATTCGTACATATACTTTAACGTCAAACGAACATTTTGAAGTAGCAATCCGTCAGAGCGATGAGGATATAATACCATTTTTAGTGCTGAAGAAATCGTTGGATAGAgaaaaaatcaacaaatacacgttaACTGTCACTGCAGTTGATGGAGGAAAACCTCCGCGATCAGGCACCATAAATGTTACTATAATCGTTCTTGACACAAATGACAACCGTCCAACCTTTAGTCAAGAGAGCTACCAAATAGAAATAGATGAAAATGTTCAAGTAGGGACTTCAATATTTAGAATGAATGCGACAGACCCAGATGAAGGTTCTAGTAGTGAAATTGTATACAGTCTTGGAAAAACACTCAAGAAAAAAGTTTATGATATATTTGAACTGGATAAAATAAGTGGGGAAATAAGAATAAAGGGAATAGTGGACTATGAAGAAAACGACGTTTATAAATTGGATATCGAGGTATCAGATAAAGGAACACCTCCACTAACCGGTGAGTGCAGATTAATtataaagataaaagacatcAATGATAATCCGCCAGAAATTGAAATCACATCGCTTTCAAATACAGTGTCTGAGGATTCAAAGCCCGGCACAATGATTTCACTCATCAGTGTGCGAGATAAAGACTCTGGTGTGAATGGGAAAATTATTCTCAGCATAACCTCAGACTTACCTTTTGAATTAAAACCATCATATAAAGAGAACGTTTATTCCGTTGTCACTAAAGATCTTTTGGACCGAGAGAATGTATCTCAATATGAACTGACAATAAAAGCCACCGACTGTGGAGAGCCCCCTTTATCTACTTTTAAAACTTTGAACATCCAGGTAGCAGACGTAAATGACAACAGACCACATTTTCCGATAAATCCACTACACTTTTACCTGTCCGAAAATAACGTTGCTGGGAAATCAATATTCTCCGTAAGCGCAGTGGACAATGACTTAAGTGACAATGCAGCCATTTCATATCGCATTGTGAAAGAGGGCAGCCAAAATGACATTATGTCATTACTAAGTATAAACAGTGATAACGGACACATTTCCACGCTGAAaagttttgattttgaaacGCTGAAAACTTTCCAGTTCCAAGTTGTTGCCTCAGATTCTGGAACTCCGTCATTAAGCAACAACGTCACAGTCAACGTCTTCATCCTGGATCAGAACGATAACGCTCCAGTCATCCTGTATCCACTCAGCTCCAACGGTTCTGCTCAAGGTGTGGAGGAGATTCCCCGAAACATCAACGCAGGACACTTGGTGACTAAAGTCAGAGCCTATGACGCTGATATAGGATATAACGGCTGGTTGCTCTTTTCACTGCAGGAAGTGACTGACCACAGTCTCTTTGCTTTGGATCGCTATACAGGACAGATCAGAACACTTCGCTCATTCACAGAGACTGACGAGGCTGAGCATAAACTGGCAATACTGGTAAAAGACAACGGCAACGTTTCTCTCTCAGCAACAGCTACTGTGATTGTCAAACTTGTGGAGCCCAAAGAGGCTTTTGCAGCTTCTGATGTTAAAAGTGCAGCAAAAGATGATGAGGACAGTAATGTCATATTTTACCTCATGATAACTTTGGGCGCAGTTTCTGTACTTTTTCTCGTCAGCATCATCGTGCTGATTGCAATGCAATGCTCCAAATCCACAGACTATACTTCTAAGTATTTACAAGAAGCAAATTATGATGGGACACTGTGTCACAGCATCCAGTACAGATCTGGAGACAGGAAGTACATGTTAGTTGGACCCAGGATGAGTATAGGATCTACTATAGTACCAGGAAGCCATAAAAATACTCTGGTGATGCCAGACAGAAGACGGCCATCTGAAGAG ATAATGGAAGTGCTGGCACGTGGTATTGGCGAGGCATCTTAG
- the LOC116336038 gene encoding protocadherin alpha-8-like, translating into MVAGGQRRGTQCWWFALSFSLMLSCVERVSAQIKYSIPEEVKVGSAVGNVAKDLGLDISSLEERQFRIVSGAEDAQFIVNTRNGVLSVQENIDREELCESISPCLINLKMVAENPMEIHYVEVEIIDVNDNSPSFQEEESILEISESTFPGKRFQLPAAHDPDVVTNTVRMYKLNHNDHFSLQIRERGEDKIPFLVLQKSLDREKENEHKLILTAVDGGNPPRSGTLNVTVIVLDSNDNNPTFSQEVYSVTIHENVEVNKRVITVNATDLDESSNGEIEYVFGGQLDRKIYEMFSLDKNTGEIRVKGKIDFEKVDVYKLDVHATDKGQPPMSTDCRVIIKVLDVNDNKPDIEVTSLSKMVSEDSKPGTVVALISITDQDAGLNGKVICSLSDNVPFDLKPSFQENMYSLVIKHKLDRESVSHYDVTITATDCGVPPLSTSRTLRIDVSDVNDNAPQFAQNPVELYLVENNEPGKPIFSVSASDKDLNENAALTYRIIRDESSQQKNAVFLNINSDNGQITALKSFDFETLKTFQFQVVASDSGTPSLSNNVTVNVFILDQNDNAPAILYPLNSNSSAQGVEEIPRNVNAGHLVTKVRAYDADIGYNGWLLFSLQEVTDHSLFALDRYTGQIRTLRSFTETDEAEHKLVILVKDNGNVSLSATATVIVKLVEPKEAFAASDVKSTAKDDEDSNVIFYLMITLGAVSVLFLVSIIVLIAMQCSKSTDYTSKYLPETNYDGTLCHSIQYRSGEKRYMLVGPRMSIGSTIVPGSHANTLVLPDRRRPSEELLEITNCVIYNCVVEIVIYLSTVRMGSC; encoded by the exons ATGGTGGCAGGAGGACAAAGACGAGGAACGCAGTGTTGGTGGTTTGCTCTCAGCTTTTCTCTGATGCTGAGCTGTGTGGAGCGGgtttcagctcagataaaatattcAATTCCAGAGGAAGTAAAGGTAGGAAGTGCTGTTGGAAATGTGGCAAAGGATCTGGGACTGGACATCAGTTCACTAGAGGAAAGACAGTTTCGTATTGTCTCTGGAGCTGAAGATGCTCAGTTTATAGTAAATACGAGAAATGGCGTCCTCTCTGTGCAAGAGAACATTGACAGAGAAGAACTGTGCGAAAGCATTTCTCCTTGTCTGATAAACCTAAAAATGGTAGCTGAGAATCCCATGGAAATACATTATGTAGAAGTGGAAATCATAGACGTAAATGATAATTCACCCAGCTTTCAAGAGGAAGAAAGCATACTAGAGATTTCAGAGTCTACTTTCCCAGGTAAACGATTTCAGTTGCCAGCTGCACATGATCCAGATGTTGTTACTAACACAGTACGGATGTACAAATTAAACCATAACGATCATTTTAGTTTGCAAATtcgagagagaggagaggacaaGATACCATTCTTAGTTTTACAGAAGTCTCTGGATCGggaaaaggaaaatgaacacaAACTAATCCTGACAGCAGTTGACGGAGGAAATCCACCGAGATCAGGGACTCTTAATGTCACAGTCATAGTCCTCGATTCAAATGATAATAACCCTACATTTAGTCAAGAAGTTTATTCAGTAACAATACACGAAAATGTAGAGGTGAATAAACGTGTAATTACCGTAAATGCAACTGATTTGGATGAGAGTTCAAACGGAGAAATAGAGTACGTTTTCGGTGGTCAGCTTGACCGAAAGATTTATGAAATGTTTAGCTTAGATAAAAACACGGGTGAAATTCGAGTAAAAGGAAAGATTGACTTTGAGAAGGTGGATGTTTATAAGCTAGACGTCCACGCCACTGACAAAGGACAACCTCCAATGAGTACCGACTGCAGGGTGATCATCAAGGTGCTGGACGTAAATGATAATAAACCTGATATAGAGGTGACATCTTTGTCAAAGATGGTATCAGAAGATTCCAAGCCTGGGACTGTGGTGGCTTTGATCAGTATTACAGACCAAGACGCGGGTTTAAATGGAAAAGTAATATGTAGTCTTTCAGACAATGTCCCATTTGATTTAAAACCGTCATTTCAAGAGAACATGTACTCTTTAGTTATTAAACATAAATTAGACCGAGAATCAGTTTCCCATTACGACGTCACAATAACAGCTACAGACTGTGGCGtacctcctctgtccacatcCAGAACTTTGAGAATTGATGTGTCAGACGTGAATGATAATGCGCCACAATTTGCACAGAATCCAGTTGAACTTTACCTGGTAGAAAATAACGAGCCTGGAAAGCCGATTTTTTCAGTTTCTGCCTCAGATAAAGATTTGAATGAAAACGCGGCGTTAACTTATCGTATAATCAGAGATGAAAGCAGTCAACAGAAAAACGcagtatttttaaatattaattctgATAATGGGCAAATCACCGCGCTGAAaagttttgattttgaaacGCTGAAAACTTTCCAGTTCCAAGTTGTTGCGTCAGATTCTGGAACTCCGTCACTAAGCAACAATGTCACAGTCAACGTCTTCATCCTGGATCAGAACGACAACGCTCCAGCCATCCTCTATCCACTCAACTCCAACAGTTCTGCTCAAGGTGTGGAGGAGATTCCCCGAAACGTCAACGCAGGACACTTGGTGACTAAAGTCAGAGCCTATGACGCTGATATAGGATATAACGGCTGGTTGCTCTTTTCACTGCAGGAAGTGACTGACCACAGTCTCTTTGCTTTGGACCGCTATACAGGACAGATCAGAACACTTCGCTCATTCACAGAGACAGACGAGGCTGAGCATAAACTGGTAATACTGGTCAAAGACAACGGCAACGTTTCTCTCTCAGCAACAGCTACAGTGATTGTCAAACTTGTGGAGCCCAAAGAGGCTTTTGCAGCTTCTGATGTTAAAAGTACAGCAAAAGATGACGAGGACAGCAATGTCATATTTTACCTCATGATAACTTTGGGCGCAGTTTCTGTACTTTTTCTCGTCAGCATCATTGTGCTGATTGCAATGCAGTGCTCCAAATCCACAGACTATACTTCTAAATATCTGCCAGAGACTAATTATGATGGGACACTGTGTCACAGCATCCAGTACAGATCAGGAGAGAAGCGGTACATGCTAGTTGGACCCAGAATGAGTATAGGATCTACTATAGTACCTGGCAGTCATGCAAACACGCTTGTGCTCCCTGATAGGAGACGTCCTTCTGAAGAG TTATTAGAAATCACTAATTGTGTCATATATAACTGCGTCGTGGAAATAGTAATATACCTGTCCACTGTTCGAATGGGATCCTGTTAA
- the LOC116336042 gene encoding protocadherin alpha-3-like, translating into MITWPYPLVFAALFCCVEVILAQIKYSTPEDVKAGAVIGNVAKDLGLDVGTLKSRRFRIVSGAQGTLFEVNPNNGALYVHENVDREQLCDRNVACLLDLKIVVENPLEVHYVTVEIIDTNDNRPSFAEKEKVIEIAETTLPGARFQLPGARDRDVGVNAVQLYKLSQNDHFHLEIRDRGEDKIPFLVLQRNLDRERKTNHSLILTAMDGGTPPKYANLSLNIKVLDINDNRPVFSQEVYSVTLQENAPLDKTIIKVQATDLDEGINGDVEYTFGGDITSSVLRLFTLDRLTGEIRVIGEIDYETANVYNLDVQASDKGQPPMTTDCRIIIKIQDVNDNKPEIEVTSISSMVPEDSKQGTVVALITVTDADSGLNSKVICHLTENVPFELKPSFKENMYSLVTKESLDRETVSHYDISITATDCGEPPLSTFKKLIIQVSDVNDNFPEFSHNPLELYLTENNAAGVSIFSVSAFDKDCNENAAVSYHILRGGAGRNVMASIVNIHPDSGQITALKSFDFETLKTFQFQVVASDSGTPSLSNNVTVNVFILDQNDNAPVILYPLSSNGSAQGVEEIPRNVNAGHLVTKVRAYDADIGYNGWLLFSLQEVTDHSLFALDRYTGQIRTLRSFTETDEAEHKLVILVKDNGNVSLSATATVIVKLVEPKEAFASSDVKSATKDDEDSNVIFYLMITLGAVSVLFLVSIIVLIAMQCSKSTDYTSKYLPETNYDGTLCHSIQYRSGEKRYMLVGPRMSIGSTIVPGSHANTLVLPDRRRPSEEFQVVASDSGTPPLSNNVTVNVFILDKNDNAPVILYPLSSNGSAQGVEEIPRNVNAGHLVTKVRAYDADIGYNGWLLFSLQEVTDHSLFALDRYTGQIRTLRSFTETDEAEHKLHPVQIRREAVHASWTQNEYRIYHSPGKSCKYSSAS; encoded by the exons ATGATAACTTGGCCTTATCCTCTGGTTTTCGCCGCGCTCTTCTGCTGTGTGGAAGTGATTTTAGCTCAGATTAAATATTCGACTCCAGAGGATGTTAAAGCGGGAGCTGTTATTGGAAATGTTGCCAAGGATCTGGGGCTCGATGTCGGTACACTGAAAAGCAGGCGTTTTCGTATTGTGTCTGGAGCCCAGGGTACGCTGTTTGAGGTAAACCCGAACAATGGGGCGTTGTATGTACACGAAAATGTGGACAGGGAACAGCTGTGCGATAGAAATGTTGCCTGTTTATTAGATCTAAAAATTGTTGTTGAAAACCCCCTTGAAGTCCACTATGTTACTGTTGAAATAATAGATACTAACGACAATAGACCCAGTTTTGCTGAGAAAGAGAAGGTAATAGAAATAGCAGAGACCACACTGCCAGGAGCACGATTTCAGTTACCAGGCGCTCGTGACCGAGATGTTGGAGTAAATGCGGTGCAGCTTTATAAACTCAGTCAAAACGATCATTTTCATCTTGAAATTCGAGACAGAGGGGAAGATAAAATCCCTTTCCTTGTACTGCAGAGAAACTTGGACAGAGAGCGGAAAACAAACCATAGCTTGATTTTAACCGCTATGGATGGGGGGACGCCGCCAAAATACGCAAATCTGAGCCTTAATATAAAGGTTCTTGATATCAACGATAACAGACCAGTATTTTCTCAAGAGGTTTATTCCGTTACATTGCAAGAAAATGCCCCATTAGACAAGACTATAATCAAAGTCCAAGCAACAGATCTAGACGAGGGTATTAACGGGGACGTCGAGTATACTTTTGGGGGTGATATTACTTCCAGTGTGTTGCGACTATTTACTTTAGACAGACTCACGGGAGAAATTCGAGTTATCGGAGAAATTGATTATGAGACAGCCAATGTTTACAATTTAGATGTCCAAGCCTCAGACAAAGGTCAGCCGCCAATGACGACTGACTGTAGAATTATAATAAAGATTCAAGATGTCAATGACAATAAACCAGAAATAGAAGTGACTTCAATATCCAGCATGGTCCCCGAGGACTCAAAACAGGGTACCGTGGTCGCTCTCATTACTGTTACAGACGCTGATTCTGGTTTAAATAGCAAAGTCATATGTCATCTAACAGAAAATGTGCCATTTGAATTAAAACCgtcatttaaagaaaacatgtaCTCGTTAGTAACAAAAGAATCACTAGATAGGGAAACTGTGTCACATTATGACATTTCAATAACAGCTACAGACTGTGGTGAGCCGCCTCTTTCCACCTTTAAAAAGTTGATCATTCAGGTGTCAGATGTGAACGATAATTTTCCGGAGTTCTCACATAATCCACTAGAATTATACTTGACGGAAAATAACGCGGCTGGCGTGTCAATATTCTCTGTCAGTGCATTTGATAAAGACTGCAACGAAAATGCAGCAGTGTCCTATCATATACTCAGGGGGGGAGCTGGCCGCAATGTTATGGCATCCATTGTGAATATACATCCCGACAGCGGACAAATCACCGCGCTGAAAAGTTTTGACTTTGAAACGCTGAAAACTTTCCAGTTCCAAGTTGTTGCCTCAGATTCTGGAACTCCGTCATTAAGCAACAACGTCACAGTCAACGTCTTCATCCTGGATCAGAACGACAACGCTCCAGTCATCCTGTATCCACTCAGCTCCAATGGTTCTGCTCAAGGTGTGGAGGAGATTCCCCGAAACGTCAACGCAGGACACTTGGTGACTAAAGTCAGAGCCTATGACGCTGATATAGGATATAACGGCTGGTTGCTCTTTTCACTGCAGGAAGTGACTGACCACAGTCTCTTTGCTTTGGACCGCTATACAGGACAGATCAGAACACTTCGCTCATTCACAGAGACTGACGAGGCTGAGCATAAACTGGTAATACTGGTCAAAGACAACGGCAACGTTTCTCTCTCAGCAACAGCTACTGTGATTGTCAAACTTGTGGAGCCCAAAGAGGCTTTTGCATCTTCTGATGTTAAAAGTGCGACAAAAGATGATGAGGACAGTAATGTCATATTTTACCTCATGATAACTTTGGGCGCAGTTTCTGTACTTTTTCTCGTCAGCATCATCGTGCTGATTGCAATGCAGTGCTCCAAATCCACAGACTATACTTCTAAATATCTGCCAGAGACTAATTATGATGGGACACTGTGTCACAGCATCCAGTACAGATCAGGAGAGAAGCGGTACATGCTAGTTGGACCCAGAATGAGTATAGGATCTACTATAGTACCAGGAAGCCATGCAAATACTCTCGTGCTTCCTGATAGGAGACGTCCTTCTGAAGAG TTCCAAGTTGTTGCCTCAGATTCTGGAACTCCGCCACTAAGCAACAACGTCACAGTCAACGTCTTCATCCTGGATAAGAACGACAACGCTCCAGTCATCCTGTATCCACTCAGCTCCAACGGCTCTGCTCAAGGTGTGGAGGAGATTCCCCGAAACGTCAACGCAGGACACTTGGTGACTAAAGTCAGAGCCTATGACGCTGATATAGGATATAACGGCTGGTTGCTCTTTTCCCTCCAGGAAGTTACTGACCACAGTCTCTTTGCTTTGGACCGCTATACAGGACAGATCAGAACACTTCGCTCATTCACAGAGACAGACGAGGCTGAGCATAAACTG CATCCAGTACAGATCAGGAGAGAAGCGGTACATGCTAGTTGGACCCAGAATGAGTATAGGATCTACCATAGTCCCGGGAAGTCATGCAAATACTCTAGTGCTTCCTGA